The genomic DNA TCCCGAATATAATATTAAACCACCAAGACATAATAGCTTATGGTTTTTTTAAAACGTAAAGATATTTAAAACGGTCTAATTTAACTGGCGGAGTTACCACAGCCGATTTAAAAAAGGATCCTTCGTTAGCCTCAATAGCCGAAACCACTCCCAACAAAAGACCGCTCGGTAATTGCGGATCAGTATTACTAGTCACAGCTAACTCTCCTACCTCCACCGACTGATCCTGAGGTAAATAACGAATACGTAAAGCTAAATTATATTCACCCACTGCTAAACCCTGAGTACGACTATCATTTAAGACTTGGGAAACTAAACGACTATTAGGGCTAGTAGTTAAAATAAAACCAGCTGTTTTTTCATTAACACTTTTTATAGTACCTACTAATAATCCACCGTAAGAACCTTCATTAGTTTTAAGTCCAGCGACCACAGCCAAACCAGGCTGTAAATTCTGTTGCTGACCAGCGTTTATTAAATATAATGTCCCACTATCATCGCTTTGTCGCCCAAGCACTTCAACAGCTTGAGCTTGCCAATCTAAAGGTTTAGATAAATTCAGTAAAGATTTTAATTCAACGTTATCTTTTTTTAATTGTTCTTTGTCCGCCTCTAAAAAAGATAACCCAGCTACCTGATCTATTAATTCGTTATTCTGTTTTTTTAGTTCTTGAGCTTTTAAAAATACCCCAAACCAATCAACCGTCCGGCTCCAAGTGGTAACCACTGGAACAGTAACATATTGAAATGTACCAACTATAAAACCCCAAACATAAGGATTGGCTAAAAGAAAAATAATCAGTAAAGCCGCTCCTATTTTACCTAAGCGGCGCCCTAAACTAACTGGCATAATTTTTATTGTCCATTATTTAGTGGAAGGCAATAATAAATCCCTAGTATGTTCAATATCATCCAAAATAACTCCAGCCCCGCGCACCACAGCGGTTAAAGGATCGTCGATTACTTGAATCGGTATAGCCAATTCACCAGCCAACAATTTGTCCAAACCTTTAAGTAAAGAACCCCCGCCAGTCATAACGATACCTCTTTCATAAATATCAGCTACTAATTCAGGCGGGGTGTTTTCAATAGTCGATTTAACATTTTCCACCATAGC from Patescibacteria group bacterium includes the following:
- the mreC gene encoding rod shape-determining protein MreC, yielding MPVSLGRRLGKIGAALLIIFLLANPYVWGFIVGTFQYVTVPVVTTWSRTVDWFGVFLKAQELKKQNNELIDQVAGLSFLEADKEQLKKDNVELKSLLNLSKPLDWQAQAVEVLGRQSDDSGTLYLINAGQQQNLQPGLAVVAGLKTNEGSYGGLLVGTIKSVNEKTAGFILTTSPNSRLVSQVLNDSRTQGLAVGEYNLALRIRYLPQDQSVEVGELAVTSNTDPQLPSGLLLGVVSAIEANEGSFFKSAVVTPPVKLDRFKYLYVLKKP